Genomic window (Lampris incognitus isolate fLamInc1 chromosome 3, fLamInc1.hap2, whole genome shotgun sequence):
AAATCTGTGATCCATAGCAAAAAAGAGGACAAGGAGGAAATAAAAAAAGATGAGAAAAAGGATGGGGAGAAAAAAGATGAGAAGAAAGATGGGGACaagaaagaagaggagaagaaggatGAGAaaaaggatgagaagaaagatgAAAAGAAGGATGATAAGAAGGATGATAAGAAAGACGATAAAAAGAAAGAGGCGCCTCCGTAAGTATCCCATTGTTTGGGTATCTGAATCTTTGCAAGGGCCCAAAGTCTTTCATATTACATGGAAGTCTCTGTGTAATCCATGACAGAGAATAAACACACAGAGGTTTGCTTTGTAAGTTTTGCATTTAAAAAGTATGTTTTGAACATGATGGACAGCGTCAATTAatgacaaggttttttttttgttttgttttgtttttttaggaaaGAAATCTGGATCATGGATCCAGCAACAGACTTGTACTACAGATGGCTCACCGTCATCGCGGCCCCAGTATTTTATAACTTGATGATGATTGTGACAAGGTATTCTCCAGACCACTTCATAAGATAACTTAGTATTTACTCAGTACAATGGTTGCATAAACTAATGTGAGCTCTTGTTTTCTTCCAGGGCGTGTTTCAATGAACTCCAGAACTCTTACACAAAACTTTGGATCGTGCTTGACTACACCTCAGACCTCATCTACTATGGAGACACATTCGTTAGAGCAAGAACAGGTCAGATTATACCGTTTATTCTCACGTAGAATTTTTCTGTGAGTGATTAAGACAAGTATTTTAAATGAATGTAGCCATTGCTCAAACAGGATATGCTTTTAGGCCAATGTCTGTCATGTGTTTTTTACAGTGTCATTTTGGACTGCTAATCACTTGCCCCTTCAACAGGTTACCTGGAACAAGGCCTGCTCGTAAAAGACTCCAAGAAGCTGAGAGATAAATACAAAACAACGTCTCAATTCAAATATGACATGATTTCAATAATACCCACAGATATGTTGTTTCTGAGATTTGGCTTCAACAACCCTGAATTCAGATTGAATCGTCTGTGTAAAATGGCAAGGCTGTTGGAATTCTTTGAGCGCACAGAAACCAGAACCAGCTTCCCAAACATGTTTCGCATCAGTAACCTCGTACTTTACATCCTTGTTATTATCCACTGGAATGCCTGTGGGTTCTTTGCCATCTCTAAGACTATTGGTTTTGGGACTGACACCTGGGTGTACCCTAACATCAGTCACCCGGAGCATGGCCGTTTGGTCAGAAAATACATCTACTGCCTGTACTGGTCCACTCTGACCCTCACTACCATCGGAGAGACCCCTCCTCCAGTCAAGGACGTTGAGTTCCTCTTTGTTATTGCTGACTTCCTCACAGGCGTGCTTATTTTTGCCAGTATCGTCGGTAATGTCGGCTCCATGATCTCCAACATGAACGCCTCTCGGGCTGATTTCCAGGCCAAGATTGACTCCATAAAGCAGTACATGCAGTTTCGAAAGGTCTCCAAAGACCTGGAGGCCAGGGTGATCAAATGGTTTGACTATCTGTGGACGGAGAAGAAAACATGTGATGAGAAAGAAGTGTTGAAAAACCTGCCTGACAAGCTGAAGGCTGAGATTGCCATCAACGTCCATTTGGATACCCTGAAGAAAGTGCGCATCTTCCAGGACTGTGAAGCCGGCCTGTTGATTGAATTGGTACTCAAGCTACAGCCTCAAGTGTTCAGTCCTGGAGACTACATCTGTAAGAAGGGCGATATTGGCAGGGAGATGTACATCATCAAGGAGGGGAAACTAGCTGTGGTTGCTGATGATGGAGTCACTCAGTTTGTGGTACTTAGTGATGGCGCATATTTTGGGGAGATCAGCATCTTGGGTATCAAGGGCAGTAAGGCTGGCAACAGGAGAACAGCCAACATCAGAAGTGTGGGTTACTCTGATCTTTTTGCTTTATCAAAAGACGATTTGATGGAAGCGCTCACTGAGTACCCAGATGCCAAGAAAGCTCTGGAGGAGAAGGGTAAAGCCATCTTGATGAAGGACAACCTGATCGATGAAGCAGTGGCAAATGCAGGCGCTGACCCCAAAGACCTGGAGGAGAAGATTGTCAAACTGCAGAGCAATCTGGGTGTCATGCAGAACAAGTTTGCCAAACTGATGGCCGAGTTTAACTCGACCCAGATAAAGATGAAAAAGAGGGTCACTGACATGGAGTCAAAGGTGAAGTCTGTAAGGCCAGAAGACCTGTCTGAAGTTGTCGCTGACAAAGACAAAAAGGTCCAATAAGGTGTGAAATCAAACCAGGAAAAAGGTAGCTTGGCACTTTTTAATTGCTTATACATTCTGTTTATACAAATCATGTTCATTATGACTGTATAATATAACTCTTCTTAAAACGTGTCAAACGTGTGTACAGTGTATGCGGTGCACATATTTTTTGCATTGTTATTGACAGCCAGTGTGCTTTTTGAGATTTGTGAAAGTCATGAAACTATCTTGTTCAGTGACACTTGTGTAGGCAATAGAAAAATTCCATATGAGCGTTCTATTATTAAGATGGCTTTTCTGTTATGAAGATGGCTTTTCATAGCCTTAGTGTTATGaggattaattttttttaatcaactgAATTTTGAGGGATTTTTGTTTTTAGATAATATCCTGCCCTGTGTGTATTAATATGGTAAACATTAAGTACaggacacacacaatacacaacatTGAAAATTTCATATTCATATAAATACAGTATGTTTGGTGTTACTAACTACTATGTATGTATAAAACAAACTGAAATGTCAGTTCTCCATCCTGTAAACTTGTACCGGAGTATTAAATACTGGTATACAATATCAAGTTTACAATGATAGAATTGTTGACATCTAAAATTATCATTAAAATGTACATTAAACATATATTTGTGTGCCTGCTCTTCGGTCATTTTGTAGTTGGAAAGAATACGTTCAATATTTAAAAgatcctctttcaatattgttGAATGGCCAAAAAAGCATGTTATGGTCCCTCCTTCTTTGTGAAAATTATTCGTTTTTCATTTAGGTCAGGGCAAATATGGATTAGAAAGCCAATGGACTCTTTATACTGCCAATGGACTCTTACTGAGCACGTTTTAAAACTGAGTGATTAAAGGTGTTCAGGACTTGTCAAAATCCAGACCAAACAGCAGATCAATACGGACCCATCCCATACCTCGCGTTATGAATACATTACGTGATGAAGTGTAACGTTTTCTATTTTGTGTGTATTTGCTGCCGATCTCAACGTGTTAACGTTACACTGGAGAATGTGCTTAGGGGTGTGTGATGATTGGATGTTGTTACACGTTCTGCCCACTAGACAACACTAGCTGTTAGAACTTACCTGAGAACTAGATAGGTTTAGGTGAAGAAGACACATTAAGGATGCACACggatgtaactgaatgagttgTTTAATAAATGAGTTAAGAGTGGAATAAAACAAGTCTCATTCTTCTAAACCCGAACataacatggtaccaggagtaaacTGAGCAAGACGACATGGATTTGAAACCACCGGTGAGTTTGAAACTAACGGGGAAAGTCGATGAGAAGTGGCGCGCCTTCAAACAGCAGTTCAACCTGTACGTCGCGGCCATGAGACTGGAGACGAAGCCGGATGCTAGGGAGGTAGCGGCactgctaacaatagcggggCCACAGGCCATAGAAGTATTTTAACACGTTCGTGTTTGACAACCCGGGTGATAGTGAAAAGTTGGATGTAGTGCTTGGTAAATTTGACGCTCGCTGTTCTCCAAAGAAGAACGAGACGTACGAGAGATATGCGTTTCGGTCTCGTACTCAGCATTAGCCCTTTGATAGCTTTCTAACGGACTTGCGGCTAAAAGTCATGCAACTTCGCGACGCTAAAAGACTCCCATGATCAGAGACCAGATCGTTTTTGGCGTGGAGGACAGAAAGGCTACTACAGGAAACGGAGCTGACGCTGGAGGCAGCCATCAAGATCTGGCAGGCGAGTGAGCTGTCCCAAAAGAAAGTGAAAACGTTCCGCGAAATGGTGGCAGGCACTACTGCGCACGTGGGCGACAGTGCAGCGGCGGTTGGTGCGGtgtcgtgtcagaggacacggcgCTCGCAGACCCGGCCTGCACAGCGGACGGAGGATGTGGTGGTCGACTGCCAGCGCTGCGGCTCGCGGCACAAGCCAAGACAGTGCCCAGCCTTTGGTAAGCATTGCtcaaatacgcccatttcacgccgcggccatcttgggatttaaaaaaaaaaaccaaatcgtgggaacttagccacgcccccttcttactcaatcggaaatcaatgcagccggggccagcagcaaacatggtttggactaccaacctcgagcacctactgtcatttaccacaatattgtagcgaattcgggggacaacgcaaccacaggaactgccgcggccgggaagcgaacccgtatcgcccgcaccgcaggagacatcgctaaccgctcgactaaaagggtcagacccgccagccagccagcggccagcgtgtcttcttatccgtgcacgttacactacccccctccttcgggaagcgcgtccccgcgtttaagcatatcagctccttcacgcctcagggcgcatacgcttccgatggcctcccacttctggcaccaatgtagcgaattcgggggacaacggaaccacaggaactgccgcggccgggaagcgaacctgtatcgcccgcaccgcaggagacatcgctaactgctcgactaaagggtcagacccgccaaccagcagccagcgtgtcttcttatccatgcacgttacaatatgaaaactaagctggatcttttctttttcgagtactttctgcctctcctgtgccagtgaggagacacacacacacagggctgtatttaaagaagctgtttaatcacaataaaataaaaaataagatacatttcacttttatactgtacattcaatatttatacattagatcaggggtcgggaacctttttgactgggagagccataaaagccaaatatttctaaatatatttcattgagagccatatagtatttttaacgtataataaattaaatatgtcttacttttaatgcgacttctggtgctgcatggttttgctgatggccttgtagtctggttcatacgtggtgaagttgagcttcatgcaggcgttgaggcttccatcagttaaacgtgagcgtaggttggtcttaatgttcctcatatgcgagaaagactgttcacatgcatatgtagagccaaacatggtcaatacggcaatactcacacgctgcattgtgtggtatgtcacaggaagctcgttccaagttttaagaatcagctggtcttcaggttgaagatttttaatttctgtccacttgtgttccctcgccagctctgctcgctgtcgcgcaagactttccaactctccattaagtgacttgaacttactcatccacatgtctgatgccttcaggtcagcaacttccagctcaaagtctccgatagagaccccggggatgcatgtcaggtcgattttgtccactgcacactcatgtggatgagtgatgaacttgaaaagaccagtgcgcgcacgaaattctccaaaacgtgctttgaatgactgcaggagattgaacgtaaagccagctagctgctggagatccagatgttgagtggagtcacttgctaagcatgcatctctaaattgttgcagtctttcaaagtgcagaagacgacctgtttcaatgtccctgagaaagacttccagcttgctttcaaatgcaaacactgcttgttgaagggatgagattgtatttccaataccttgcattttcacattgagctggttcagatggccagttatgtccacgagatagtgaaactgcaggagccagtcagtgttgtctagctcaggatgcttgacgcctttcatttcaagaaaagtccggatttcactcaggcaagctgcaaaacggctgagcaccttcccccttgacaaccaacgcacgttgctgtgtaaaagcagaccgggataatgattcccaacttctaacagagctttaaactggcgatcatttaaaactcgggcaacaataaagttgaccactcgaatgaccagagacatcacctcgccaagctcctggccacacgtctgagcgcaaagcgcctcctggtgcaggatgcaatgaaaacttaggatggctctcttttcatgttcacggagaagcgctacaaatcctttgttcttccccaacatacagggtgcaccatcagtacagacagaaataagtttatccatcggtagttttttttctttagcaaactccatgaaagacatgaataaatcctctcctcttgttgtccctttcattggcaaaacagccaagctttcctcacgcagtgtgtcacctgcagcatacctggcaatgatactgcactgagatagatggctaacgtctgttgactcatctaacgcgagagaaaagtatgtcccggcgtttatgtccttaatttgtgtttcctcgact
Coding sequences:
- the cnga3a gene encoding cyclic nucleotide-gated channel cone photoreceptor subunit alpha isoform X2, whose amino-acid sequence is MAKICTEQSYSRRQRPSIDTSDEDLSVIENGDSRAHSLCDDALDTQGEQALSLAASRHTELHRDPFVGAGAMARMQRETERPDSFLERFRGPELKDVSSQESNAQSVGHHDTLRKRNKWPLAAYNMNNCNNTDDKKEDKEEIKKDEKKDGEKKDEKKDGDKKEEEKKDEKKDEKKDEKKDDKKDDKKDDKKKEAPPKEIWIMDPATDLYYRWLTVIAAPVFYNLMMIVTRACFNELQNSYTKLWIVLDYTSDLIYYGDTFVRARTGYLEQGLLVKDSKKLRDKYKTTSQFKYDMISIIPTDMLFLRFGFNNPEFRLNRLCKMARLLEFFERTETRTSFPNMFRISNLVLYILVIIHWNACGFFAISKTIGFGTDTWVYPNISHPEHGRLVRKYIYCLYWSTLTLTTIGETPPPVKDVEFLFVIADFLTGVLIFASIVGNVGSMISNMNASRADFQAKIDSIKQYMQFRKVSKDLEARVIKWFDYLWTEKKTCDEKEVLKNLPDKLKAEIAINVHLDTLKKVRIFQDCEAGLLIELVLKLQPQVFSPGDYICKKGDIGREMYIIKEGKLAVVADDGVTQFVVLSDGAYFGEISILGIKGSKAGNRRTANIRSVGYSDLFALSKDDLMEALTEYPDAKKALEEKGKAILMKDNLIDEAVANAGADPKDLEEKIVKLQSNLGVMQNKFAKLMAEFNSTQIKMKKRVTDMESKVKSVRPEDLSEVVADKDKKVQ
- the cnga3a gene encoding cyclic nucleotide-gated channel cone photoreceptor subunit alpha isoform X1 produces the protein MAKICTEQSYSRRQRPSIDTSDEDLSVIENGDSRAHSLCDDALDTQGEQALSLAASRHTELHRDPFVGAGAMARLSHFLFMLRNWTTHRMQRETERPDSFLERFRGPELKDVSSQESNAQSVGHHDTLRKRNKWPLAAYNMNNCNNTDDKKEDKEEIKKDEKKDGEKKDEKKDGDKKEEEKKDEKKDEKKDEKKDDKKDDKKDDKKKEAPPKEIWIMDPATDLYYRWLTVIAAPVFYNLMMIVTRACFNELQNSYTKLWIVLDYTSDLIYYGDTFVRARTGYLEQGLLVKDSKKLRDKYKTTSQFKYDMISIIPTDMLFLRFGFNNPEFRLNRLCKMARLLEFFERTETRTSFPNMFRISNLVLYILVIIHWNACGFFAISKTIGFGTDTWVYPNISHPEHGRLVRKYIYCLYWSTLTLTTIGETPPPVKDVEFLFVIADFLTGVLIFASIVGNVGSMISNMNASRADFQAKIDSIKQYMQFRKVSKDLEARVIKWFDYLWTEKKTCDEKEVLKNLPDKLKAEIAINVHLDTLKKVRIFQDCEAGLLIELVLKLQPQVFSPGDYICKKGDIGREMYIIKEGKLAVVADDGVTQFVVLSDGAYFGEISILGIKGSKAGNRRTANIRSVGYSDLFALSKDDLMEALTEYPDAKKALEEKGKAILMKDNLIDEAVANAGADPKDLEEKIVKLQSNLGVMQNKFAKLMAEFNSTQIKMKKRVTDMESKVKSVRPEDLSEVVADKDKKVQ